In one window of Onychomys torridus chromosome 7, mOncTor1.1, whole genome shotgun sequence DNA:
- the Gnat1 gene encoding guanine nucleotide-binding protein G(t) subunit alpha-1, with the protein MGAGASAEEKHSRELEKKLKEDAEKDARTVKLLLLGAGESGKSTIVKQMKIIHQDGYSLEECLEFIAIIYGNTLQSILAIVRAMTTLNIQYGDSARQDDARKLMHMADTIEEGTMPKEMSDIIQRLWKDSGIQACFDRASEYQLNDSAGYYLSDLERLVTPGYVPTEQDVLRSRVKTTGIIETQFSFKDLNFRMFDVGGQRSERKKWIHCFEGVTCIIFIAALSAYDMVLVEDDEVNRMHESLHLFNSICNHRYFATTSIVLFLNKKDVFSEKIKKAHLSICFPDYDGPNTYEDAGNYIKVQFLELNMRRDVKEIYSHMTCATDTQNVKFVFDAVTDIIIKENLKDCGLF; encoded by the exons ATGGGGGCTGGGGCCAGTGCTGAGGAGAAGCATTCCAGGGAGCTAGAAAAGAAGCTGAAAGAGGATGCTGAGAAAGATGCTCGAACCgtgaagctgctgctgctgg GTGCTGGTGAATCCGGGAAGAGCACCATTGTCAAGCAGATGAA GATTATCCACCAGGATGGTTATTCACTGGAAGAATGCCTGGAGTTCATTGCCATCATCTATGGCAACACTCTGCAGTCCATCCTGGCCATTGTTCGGGCTATGACCACGCTCAACATTCAGTATGGAGATTCAGCGAGACAG GATGATGCCCGGAAGCTCATGCACATGGCGGATACCATTGAGGAAGGCACGATGCCCAAGGAGATGTCCGACATCATTCAGCGCTTGTGGAAAGACTCGGGTATCCAAGCTTGCTTTGACCGTGCCTCGGAGTACCAGCTCAATGACTCCGCTGGCTA CTATCTTTCAGATCTAGAGCGTCTGGTGACTCCAGGCTATGTGCCCACTGAGCAGGACGTGTTGCGCTCTCGTGTCAAAACCACCGGCATCATCGAGACACAGTTCTCCTTCAAGGACCTCAACTTCAG AATGTTCGATGTGGGCGGGCAGCGTTCCGAGCGCAAAAAGTGGATCCATTGCTTCGAGGGTGTGACCTGTATCATTTTCATCGCCGCACTGAGTGCTTACGACATGGTGCTGGTGGAGGACGACGAAGTG aACCGAATGCACGAGAGCCTGCACCTGTTCAACAGCATCTGCAACCATCGCTACTTCGCAACTACCTCCATCGTGCTCTTCCTCAACAAGAAGGACGTTTTCTCCGAGAAGATCAAAAAGGCACACCTCAGCATCTGCTTTCCGGATTACGATG GACCTAACACTTACGAGGATGCCGGCAACTACATCAAAGTGCAGTTCCTCGAGCTGAACATGCGACGTGACGTGAAGGAGATCTACTCCCACATGACGTGCGCCACCGACACACAGAACGTCAAGTTTGTCTTTGACGCCGTCACCGACATTATCATCAAAGAGAACCTCAAAGACTGCGGGCTCTTCTGA